A single genomic interval of Romboutsia ilealis harbors:
- a CDS encoding ABC transporter permease — translation MTNLKITDKFKDSLYPILTFLAIIIIWQVIVEIKDIPQYILPTPIDIIKVFITDYQNLFDNTLVTLYETILGFILALVVALTLGIIMDFVSVIRKCLYPILVVSQTIPTITIAPLLIIWFGFEALPKILMVALACFFPILISFVDGLENIDKDYLNLFKTMKSSKLQTFIHLKLPMSMDKLFSGIKISVTYMVVAATVAEWLGGTQGLGVYMVRAKSAYALDKVFASTIIVVVLSLIFVGLVNIAKKIIIKHK, via the coding sequence ATGACAAACTTAAAAATCACAGACAAGTTTAAAGACTCTCTTTATCCAATATTAACTTTTCTAGCTATAATAATAATTTGGCAGGTTATTGTTGAAATTAAAGATATTCCACAATATATACTTCCAACACCAATAGATATAATAAAAGTATTTATAACTGATTATCAAAATTTATTTGATAATACATTGGTAACGTTGTATGAAACTATTTTAGGATTTATATTAGCTTTAGTAGTGGCACTTACATTAGGAATTATCATGGATTTTGTAAGTGTAATAAGAAAATGCTTATATCCTATATTAGTTGTTTCTCAAACTATACCAACAATAACTATAGCACCACTTTTAATTATTTGGTTTGGTTTTGAAGCATTACCTAAAATTTTAATGGTTGCATTAGCTTGTTTTTTCCCAATACTTATAAGTTTTGTGGATGGGTTAGAAAATATAGATAAAGATTATTTAAACTTATTTAAAACTATGAAAAGTAGCAAACTACAAACTTTTATACACTTAAAATTACCTATGTCAATGGATAAATTATTTTCGGGAATTAAAATATCAGTTACATATATGGTAGTTGCTGCAACAGTTGCAGAGTGGTTAGGAGGAACACAGGGACTAGGGGTATATATGGTAAGAGCAAAAAGTGCATATGCATTAGATAAAGTATTTGCATCTACTATAATAGTCGTTGTACTTAGCTTAATATTTGTAGGACTTGTTAATATAGCTAAAAAAATAATTATAAAACATAAATAA
- a CDS encoding ABC transporter substrate-binding protein, whose amino-acid sequence MKLKKIVSLGLISTLSLSILSGCSKKEDKSSEGLQDVTMVLDWTPNTNHTGLYVALENGYFKDEGLNVKIVQPLEGSAATLVATGKADFGISYQEEVTYAKTSEDPLPIKAVATVIQHNTSGFASPKSKNITSPKDFEGKTYGGWGSPSENAILDAVMKKENKDFSKLKVLDVGEDDFFTAMNKNVDMMWIFEGWTGIEAKQRGIELNYIPLKDLDERLDYYTPVIISNEKLLNENPELAKKFLNATSKGYNYAVKNPEEAAKILVKHAPEIDENLAIESQKYLAKEYISDAKYWGEMKDSVWNNYTQFLKEYNLIEKDLKASDAYTNEFLPQ is encoded by the coding sequence ATGAAATTAAAAAAAATTGTATCATTAGGGTTAATAAGTACACTTAGTTTAAGTATACTTTCAGGATGTTCTAAAAAAGAGGATAAAAGTAGTGAAGGTTTACAAGATGTAACTATGGTGCTAGATTGGACACCAAATACTAACCATACAGGATTATATGTTGCACTTGAAAATGGATATTTTAAAGATGAAGGATTAAATGTAAAAATAGTACAGCCTTTAGAAGGTTCAGCTGCAACACTAGTTGCAACAGGAAAAGCTGATTTTGGTATTAGTTATCAAGAAGAGGTTACATATGCTAAAACAAGTGAAGATCCACTTCCAATAAAAGCAGTAGCAACAGTAATACAACATAATACTTCAGGTTTTGCATCACCTAAATCTAAAAATATAACTTCACCTAAAGATTTTGAAGGAAAAACTTACGGTGGTTGGGGTTCACCATCAGAGAATGCTATACTTGATGCCGTTATGAAAAAGGAAAATAAAGATTTTTCAAAATTAAAAGTATTAGATGTTGGAGAAGATGATTTCTTTACAGCAATGAATAAAAATGTAGATATGATGTGGATATTTGAAGGATGGACAGGAATAGAAGCTAAACAAAGAGGAATAGAGTTAAACTACATACCACTTAAAGATTTAGATGAAAGATTAGATTACTATACTCCAGTTATAATATCTAATGAAAAGTTATTAAATGAAAATCCAGAGTTAGCTAAGAAGTTTTTAAATGCAACATCTAAAGGATATAATTATGCAGTTAAAAATCCAGAAGAAGCAGCAAAGATATTAGTTAAACATGCACCAGAAATAGATGAAAACTTAGCAATAGAAAGTCAAAAGTATTTAGCTAAAGAATATATATCTGATGCTAAATATTGGGGAGAGATGAAGGACAGTGTATGGAACAATTATACACAATTCTTAAAGGAATATAATTTAATAGAAAAGGATTTAAAAGCAAGTGATGCATATACAAATGAATTCTTACCACAATAA
- a CDS encoding ABC transporter ATP-binding protein, which translates to MHIQMNSYHNKEKLILSNVSKSYNNTLVLEDINIKVNEGELVTILGPSGSGKSTIFNIITNLTQKDNGSVYIDGKISYMQQKDLLIPYKTIIDNVSLPLILSKENKKSAQEIVRPYFKEFGLEGYEDKYPSELSGGMKQRANFLRTFINSNDLMLLDEPFGALDSITKANMQKWLLNVRKKFNSTIILITHDIEEAITLSDRIYLISQKPSSIKAEFILEDKHKYEFGSNDYIKLKKDIISLL; encoded by the coding sequence ATGCATATACAAATGAATTCTTACCACAATAAAGAAAAATTAATTTTAAGTAATGTTAGTAAAAGCTACAATAATACTTTAGTTTTAGAAGATATAAATATAAAAGTGAATGAAGGGGAATTAGTAACAATATTAGGCCCAAGTGGAAGTGGTAAAAGTACTATATTTAATATAATCACAAATCTTACTCAAAAGGATAATGGAAGTGTTTATATAGATGGTAAAATAAGTTATATGCAACAAAAAGATTTATTAATACCATACAAAACTATTATAGATAATGTAAGTTTGCCTTTAATATTAAGTAAAGAAAATAAGAAAAGTGCACAAGAAATTGTTAGACCATATTTTAAAGAATTTGGGCTTGAAGGTTATGAAGATAAATATCCAAGTGAACTTTCAGGTGGTATGAAACAAAGGGCTAATTTTTTAAGAACATTTATAAATAGTAATGATTTAATGTTACTTGATGAACCTTTTGGAGCACTTGATTCTATAACAAAGGCTAATATGCAAAAATGGTTACTTAATGTTAGAAAAAAGTTTAATTCAACTATAATTCTTATAACTCATGATATAGAAGAAGCTATAACTTTATCTGATAGAATATACTTAATTTCACAAAAGCCATCTAGTATAAAGGCTGAGTTTATTTTAGAAGATAAACATAAATATGAATTTGGAAGTAATGATTATATAAAATTAAAAAAGGATATAATAAGTTTATTGTAA
- a CDS encoding alpha/beta fold hydrolase has product MEYIEGFANNKGVNIYYIDNGVKDSKKTPLLICPGLSECAKDYIKLINKITDRRCVALSFRGRGISDSPNTGYTLEDHIEDIKVVIKKLDLKEFCILGISRGVSYELGYSVLKPDTLKGIIISEYPPQHKEMSNGWAEESIEIYNCHCDCVSISYEVLKKIEDESEQVDFREDLKKITCPSLIIKGKLEDSLLSDEDIADYINNLSSQSILIKRFDNVGHNIQSEEFERLAKSVEEFLISID; this is encoded by the coding sequence ATGGAATATATCGAAGGTTTTGCTAATAATAAAGGAGTAAATATATACTATATAGATAATGGAGTAAAAGATTCAAAGAAAACACCATTATTAATATGCCCTGGATTATCCGAGTGTGCAAAGGATTATATAAAGCTTATAAATAAAATAACTGATAGAAGATGTGTAGCATTATCTTTTAGAGGAAGAGGTATAAGTGATTCTCCAAATACTGGATATACATTAGAAGATCATATAGAAGATATAAAGGTAGTAATAAAAAAATTAGATTTAAAAGAGTTTTGTATTTTAGGTATATCAAGAGGAGTATCTTATGAATTAGGTTATTCAGTTTTAAAGCCAGATACACTTAAAGGAATTATAATAAGTGAATATCCACCACAACATAAAGAGATGTCTAATGGATGGGCAGAAGAATCTATAGAAATTTATAATTGTCATTGTGATTGTGTTTCTATAAGTTATGAAGTATTAAAAAAAATAGAAGATGAATCAGAACAAGTTGATTTTAGAGAAGATTTGAAAAAAATTACTTGCCCATCGCTTATAATAAAAGGTAAGCTAGAAGATAGTTTATTAAGTGATGAAGATATAGCAGATTATATAAATAATCTAAGCAGTCAAAGTATACTTATTAAAAGGTTTGATAATGTAGGTCATAATATACAAAGTGAAGAGTTTGAACGACTAGCAAAATCAGTTGAGGAATTTTTAATATCTATAGATTAA
- a CDS encoding MTH1187 family thiamine-binding protein, whose product MIIADIAVVPLRPYKGEDEMYKVVDACIEIIQNSGLKYEIGAMSTTVEGEFDEVFEIIKTVHKLPFELGCERVITTIRIDEKFGGLTINDKLKNHRQV is encoded by the coding sequence ATGATAATAGCAGATATTGCAGTAGTACCATTAAGACCTTATAAAGGTGAAGATGAAATGTATAAAGTAGTAGATGCATGTATAGAAATAATACAAAATAGTGGATTAAAGTATGAAATAGGTGCTATGAGTACAACCGTAGAAGGGGAGTTTGATGAAGTATTTGAAATAATAAAAACAGTACATAAACTACCTTTTGAATTAGGATGTGAAAGAGTTATAACAACTATTAGGATAGACGAAAAGTTCGGAGGGTTAACAATAAATGACAAACTTAAAAATCACAGACAAGTTTAA